DNA sequence from the Tissierella sp. MB52-C2 genome:
AATGTAGAAAGTACAAGATGTCCTGTAATAGCTGCCCTAATGGCTATTTCTGCTGTTTCTGAATCTCTGATTTCTCCAACCATTACTATATCAGGATCCTGCCTAAGAACAGACCTAAGTCCTGATGCAAAGGTAAGACCTGATTTTTGATTTACTTGTACCTGATTTATACCATCTAATTTATACTCCACTGGGTCTTCTATGGTGATTATATTTTTTTCTATTTTATTTAGTTCCTGTAATACTGTATATAGTGTAGTAGTCTTTCCACTTCCTGTAGGTCCAGTGACTAAAATCATTCCATAGGGTTGAGTTAGTATATTATCGAAAACTTCTAAGTCCTTCTGACCAAAACCTATATCTTTTTTCATAAACATAAAGCTAGTCCTATCAAGAAGCCTAATTACAACTTTTTCTCCATATACTGTAGGCAATGTAGATATTCTCATATCTATTTCTTTTCCACTTATTCTAGTTTCTACTCTACCGTCTTGAGGTATTCTTTTTTCTGCTATATTCATTTTTCCCATAATCTTTATTCTCGTGACTATTCCTGAAAGACTAGTCTTATTTAAAGTAGTTACTTCTCTTAAATCTCCATCTATACGAAATCTTACCCTTATATCATTGGCATAGGGTTCTATATGTATATCACTTGCTTTTTCCTTTACTGCCTGGTCTATTAAAGAATTTAGAAGTTTAACTATTGGAGCAGTAGTTACTTCCAGAAGTTCTGGATCTTCTAAATCATCTGTATTAATAGGTGAAAAGTTTTCTTCAAATTCTTCCACTACCTTTTTTGTAGTTTCTTTGCTATAAAATCTGTCTATTGTTTTTAAAATACTATCTTTAGTGGATATAACTGGCTGAATTTCCGATTTTACAAAAATTTTTACATCATCTAGGGCAAATATATTTAATGGATCTACCATGGCTACCATTAGTATATTATCTCTTCTATCTATGGCTATAAGTTCATATCTCCTTACTATTGATTCTGGAATCAAAGTTACTACAGATTTATTTATATGGTATTTATCTAAATCTATATGAGGAATTCCCAATTGAAATTCTAATACTTCTATGATCTCATCTTCTGTAATAAATTTTTCCCTTACTAAGACTTCTCCTAATTTTTCACCTGAATTTTTTTGTATGCGTAAGGCATCTTTCAATTGATCTTCAGTTATCTTTCCGGAATATAGTAAAAGTTCGCCAAGTTTTAATCTCTTTTGTGCCATTTCATCACCCTTCAGATTTTTATACAGTAAATTATTATTCTACATAAGTATCTAAAATACCTTCCAGTTCTCGTACATCTCTAGTGTTAATCTTTAAATCTCCATTATGCCAAATGCTTTGACTAAGTATAGCCTGATTTAAAAGCATAGGTATACCATTAAAAGTTGTCATTCCTTTAGTTTTAGCCTCTTTTATCAATTTAGTTTCCTTTGGCTTATAAATTATATCATAAACTATAGCATTTTTAGAAAATCCATTTAATTCCACTGGTACCATATTTTCTAAAGGATACATTCCAACAGCTGTGGTATTAATAATAATATGGATATTTTCTTTATATAAACCATTCAAATTTAAATCAAATATCTTTGTAGAAATATTTTTATTTATTTTTTTTATATTTTCTTCTAATATAACAGCATTTTCTAAAGTTCTATTGGCAATATATATATTGCTTACATCATTCATGGCTAATGTAGTCGCTATGC
Encoded proteins:
- the aroE gene encoding shikimate dehydrogenase, giving the protein MEITYNTKLYSLIGNPIYKSLSPIIHNNIFKNLNENSIYLAFDILEDDLKSTIEGFKSMKIGGFNVTIPYKKSIIKFLDDLSVDAKIIGAVNTIKNQNGKLIGYNTDGQGFLQTFHNHDISVENKNVLILGSGGAAYGIATTLAMNDVSNIYIANRTLENAVILEENIKKINKNISTKIFDLNLNGLYKENIHIIINTTAVGMYPLENMVPVELNGFSKNAIVYDIIYKPKETKLIKEAKTKGMTTFNGIPMLLNQAILSQSIWHNGDLKINTRDVRELEGILDTYVE
- a CDS encoding ATPase, T2SS/T4P/T4SS family; amino-acid sequence: MAQKRLKLGELLLYSGKITEDQLKDALRIQKNSGEKLGEVLVREKFITEDEIIEVLEFQLGIPHIDLDKYHINKSVVTLIPESIVRRYELIAIDRRDNILMVAMVDPLNIFALDDVKIFVKSEIQPVISTKDSILKTIDRFYSKETTKKVVEEFEENFSPINTDDLEDPELLEVTTAPIVKLLNSLIDQAVKEKASDIHIEPYANDIRVRFRIDGDLREVTTLNKTSLSGIVTRIKIMGKMNIAEKRIPQDGRVETRISGKEIDMRISTLPTVYGEKVVIRLLDRTSFMFMKKDIGFGQKDLEVFDNILTQPYGMILVTGPTGSGKTTTLYTVLQELNKIEKNIITIEDPVEYKLDGINQVQVNQKSGLTFASGLRSVLRQDPDIVMVGEIRDSETAEIAIRAAITGHLVLSTLHTNDSPSTITRLIDMGIEPYLVSSAIIGVISQRLIKLLCPKCKKSYEASDVEKRILGIDIDEKLILNKAVGCSSCNNGYKERTAIHELMPINEEIRYLIDTNANIDELRNKAIKKGMTTLLQSAANLAINHKTSYEEVLRVGFTLG